The Pelagibacterium halotolerans B2 genome has a segment encoding these proteins:
- a CDS encoding glutamate-5-semialdehyde dehydrogenase: MSAAIPQTDTLVATMDDLGRRARKAASILAHTSSEKKTAALHAAAKAIDANRAKILTANATDLEAAKSGGMSAAFLDRLLLDDARLDGIISALETVAELPDPVGTVIANWQRPNGLDISRVRTPLGVIGVIFESRPNVTADAGALCLKAGNAVILRGGSDSFHSSRAIHACLVEGLKSAGLPEDAIQIVPTTDRAAVGEMLKGLNGAIDVIVPRGGKGLVSRVQSEARVPVFAHLEGLVHVYVDKSADLGIAVSVIANAKMRRTGICGAAETLLIHKDVVETHLKPVIDALIEKGCEIRGDAAVRDLMAAARPATEDDWRTEYEDAIISVKVVSDLDEAIAHIEHYSSHHTEAIIAEDGQAVEKFFNEIDSAILMHNASTQFADGGEFGFGGEIGIATGKMHARGPVGVEQLTSFKYLVRGTGQTRP, from the coding sequence TTGAGCGCAGCCATACCGCAAACCGATACGCTTGTGGCCACCATGGACGACCTCGGACGCCGGGCGCGCAAGGCCGCATCCATCCTCGCCCACACATCGAGCGAGAAAAAGACAGCCGCGCTGCACGCCGCCGCCAAGGCGATCGACGCCAACCGCGCCAAGATCCTGACGGCCAACGCAACCGATCTCGAAGCGGCCAAGTCCGGTGGCATGAGCGCTGCGTTTCTCGACCGCCTGCTGCTCGACGATGCCCGCCTCGATGGCATCATCTCGGCGCTCGAAACGGTGGCCGAACTGCCCGATCCGGTCGGGACGGTGATCGCCAACTGGCAGCGCCCCAACGGGCTCGACATCTCCCGCGTGCGCACTCCGCTGGGTGTGATCGGCGTGATTTTCGAATCCCGTCCCAATGTAACCGCCGACGCCGGGGCGCTGTGCCTCAAGGCCGGCAATGCCGTGATCCTGCGCGGGGGATCGGACAGTTTTCATTCATCGCGCGCCATCCATGCCTGCCTTGTCGAGGGCCTCAAATCCGCCGGCCTGCCGGAAGACGCAATCCAGATCGTACCGACCACCGACAGGGCCGCCGTGGGCGAAATGCTCAAGGGCCTTAATGGCGCAATCGACGTCATCGTGCCGCGCGGCGGCAAGGGGCTGGTGAGCCGCGTCCAGTCCGAAGCGCGCGTGCCGGTCTTTGCCCATCTCGAGGGCCTGGTTCACGTCTATGTCGACAAAAGCGCCGATCTGGGTATTGCCGTCAGCGTTATCGCCAACGCCAAGATGCGCCGCACCGGGATTTGCGGGGCCGCCGAGACCTTGTTGATCCACAAGGATGTCGTTGAAACCCACCTCAAACCCGTAATCGATGCGCTGATCGAAAAGGGCTGCGAAATCCGCGGTGACGCTGCGGTGCGCGACCTGATGGCCGCGGCGCGGCCGGCCACCGAAGACGACTGGCGCACCGAATATGAAGACGCGATCATCTCGGTGAAAGTCGTTTCCGATCTGGACGAGGCCATCGCCCATATCGAGCACTATTCGTCGCACCACACCGAGGCGATTATTGCCGAGGATGGGCAAGCTGTCGAAAAGTTCTTCAACGAAATCGATTCGGCGATCCTGATGCACAATGCCTCGACCCAGTTCGCCGATGGCGGAGAATTCGGGTTTGGCGGCGAGATCGGCATCGCCACCGGCAAGATGCACGCGCGTGGCCCGGTGGGGGTCGAACAATTGACGAGCTTTAAATACCTCGTTCGCGGCACCGGGCAGACCCGTCCTTGA
- a CDS encoding nicotinate-nucleotide adenylyltransferase yields MTDRLIVPGITDLPPSAPGMRIGLFGGSFNPPHEGHGLVSRESLKRLGLDAVWWLVTPGNPLKDHADLAPLEARVKAARALVDHPAIRVTGFEAAHGFTYTYQTLEYLTRALPDRRFVWIMGADSLSSFDRWERWEDIFTLVPIAVYVRPGSTRRAPFSKAALRFAQSRLDESDAPLLATAQPPAWVFLHGLMSTLSSTQLRNGSPKDQQP; encoded by the coding sequence TTGACCGATCGTCTCATTGTTCCCGGCATCACCGATCTGCCCCCTTCGGCGCCCGGCATGCGCATCGGGCTGTTTGGCGGCAGTTTCAACCCGCCCCACGAGGGCCACGGCCTCGTGTCGCGAGAAAGCCTCAAGCGGCTCGGCCTCGACGCCGTCTGGTGGCTGGTGACACCGGGCAATCCGCTCAAGGACCACGCCGACCTCGCGCCCCTTGAAGCTCGCGTGAAGGCGGCGCGGGCGCTTGTCGATCACCCGGCGATCCGCGTCACCGGTTTCGAGGCCGCGCATGGCTTCACCTACACATACCAGACCCTCGAATACCTGACGCGCGCCCTGCCCGACCGGCGCTTCGTCTGGATCATGGGGGCGGACTCTCTTTCGAGCTTTGATCGCTGGGAGCGCTGGGAGGATATTTTTACCCTCGTTCCCATCGCGGTTTATGTCAGGCCTGGTTCCACCCGCCGCGCACCCTTCTCGAAAGCGGCCTTGCGGTTTGCCCAATCGCGCCTTGATGAAAGCGATGCCCCGCTTCTTGCGACGGCCCAGCCGCCCGCCTGGGTGTTCCTCCATGGCCTGATGAGCACATTGTCATCGACCCAGTTGCGCAACGGCTCACCAAAGGATCAGCAGCCCTGA